CAATCATCCATTTCATCCGGACAGTAATCAAACATATCAGCAGGGTTGTAATACTTTGGTCTTGGCATATTGAACCCTCCACTTCCTATAATAATGATCTGATATATTATATGGAAGAGATTGAGTTCGTGCTACTTTTTATGGTAATCATTCCGCCCCAAGTTCGATCAATAATCGCCCAGTCTGTTGAATAATCAGGCTGCTCATCATCCGGGTATGTGAAAAAATCCTAAACAAATCATACAGCAGCCAATCGAAAATAAACTATAGCGGCATGCCAATCCTTCCAAGAAAATTCGCTGCAGCTATCTTATCAATCATTTGCGCCCGCTTATGCCCGGGTTTCGTTTTGCTGCACTGATGGAGTATGCATCACATACACTTTAACCGGCTTAATGCCAAATTTACTGGCCTCCCTTAAAAATGCACAAAGAGGCCAAATTATAAAATCTGGCCTCAAAAATAAAACAGCTAATTAGCTCTGTCCTTTTACCTGAGAGATTCACTGATTTAAAATATAATCAGCTTGCTCCTTCGGTGCTCCACTGAGGCTCTCCAGAGTTTCGTCCAATAATGGTCCTTTTGCCTGAAAGCATAACATCTTCGGCGGATTATAAAATCTCTCTCCCATTACCTTCATACGAGGTTCGATATCAAATTAGTAGTACCTATATACTCTATCATCTATCTTATAAGCGTCAATGAAAAGTAAACATTTAAAACATCTGTTGATTCCGTTCGTATTGATAACCACAATCATTATCATACGCCTTCATTATTTCGCCTGAAGTTTTAAAAATATATCGGTTTCTCCCGTCATCATTTTTATCGCTTCAGCTTCTGATACCGGACGACTAAAAAAATACCCTTGCATAATATCACATTGATTGGCTTTAAGCCGGGATACCTGTAATAAAGTTTCCACGCCTTCCGCAACTACATTCAGCCCCAGAAGATGAGCCATTTTAATGATATACCTGATAATATGCGACCCGTTCTTTGTCGACGTTACCTTTTCAATGAAGGTTTTATCAATTTTTAAGGTATCGATCGGTAAGCTTTGCAAATAAGTTAAAGACGAATATCCCGTACCAAAATCATCTAATGCCAACGAGATACCTAACTCTTTAATTTGATTCATTTTTTTCACTGCATCATTAACCGAAAGAAGCATTTCGCTTTCCGTAATCTCTAATTCAAGCTGATGAGGAAAAATATGGGTTTGCTGAACAATCCCCTGAATGATTTCTATACAGTTAGCGGAATTTAATTGATGGGAAGATATGTTTACCGCAATTCGAGTGTTCTGTAATCCATAATCTGCGAATTTACTTGCAAAAGCGCACGCATGATAAAGCACCCACTTACCGATTGGATATATCAAATTACTTTGCTCTGCAATGGGAATAAATTCTTTGGGTGATATGTGTCCATACTCCCTGCTGTTCCAACGCAAAAGTGCCTCAAACCCAATAATTTTCTCTGTGCTGATATTCACTTGCGGCTGATAATGTATAAATAATTCCTCACGCTCAATAGCCTTGCGCAAGCTATTCGTTAATTGGATCCGATTAAGTATACTAAACTGCATCTCCGCATTGAAGAACTTCCAGCAATTCTTTCCGCTATATTTAGCTGCATACATAGCATTATCCGCATTTTTAACTATATCTTCGGCGGTATGCCCATCATTTGGATACATT
This window of the Veillonellales bacterium genome carries:
- a CDS encoding EAL domain-containing protein, producing MNEELDHTNWNLSILNENLEDIVHERMDDLFLTNQELIEINKKLQGKNELIQKMAYYDDLTGFPNKQKINEYLIQSIELEKAEGVVLFIDLDDLKLFNDSYGHNFGDKIIKESGARIDCALQAEKIVSRIHGDEFIAVIPGKYRQQQVKDMVQNILHEINKEYWVDEICFHISASIGIAMYPNDGHTAEDIVKNADNAMYAAKYSGKNCWKFFNAEMQFSILNRIQLTNSLRKAIEREELFIHYQPQVNISTEKIIGFEALLRWNSREYGHISPKEFIPIAEQSNLIYPIGKWVLYHACAFASKFADYGLQNTRIAVNISSHQLNSANCIEIIQGIVQQTHIFPHQLELEITESEMLLSVNDAVKKMNQIKELGISLALDDFGTGYSSLTYLQSLPIDTLKIDKTFIEKVTSTKNGSHIIRYIIKMAHLLGLNVVAEGVETLLQVSRLKANQCDIMQGYFFSRPVSEAEAIKMMTGETDIFLKLQAK